Proteins co-encoded in one Nicotiana sylvestris chromosome 7, ASM39365v2, whole genome shotgun sequence genomic window:
- the LOC104247125 gene encoding uncharacterized protein codes for MCFYFVENGAGSDSDTNADDLPEYYQPISSTVDDDDAQISDQLPNHVQSYDDDESYESNHFHRLPNAYAHWKEDKCKSEFEEEEEEEEEEEGISAVSDNAVHRSFREDKSCIKRSIDSGE; via the exons ATGTGCTTTTATTTTGTAGAAAACGGTGCTGGAAGTGATTCCGACACGAACGCTGACGATTTGCCGGAATATTACCAGCCAATCTCTTCCACTGTTGATGACGACGATGCACAGATCTCCGATCAGCTTCCAAATCATGTTCAGAGTTATGATGATGATGAGTCCTACGAATCTAATCATTTTCATCGACTCCCTAACGCTTATGCACATT GGAAAGAAGATAAATGTAAAAGTGAGTTtgaagaagaggaggaggaggaggaggaggaggaaggaaTAAGCGCGGTGTCTGATAATGCTGTGCACAGATCATTCAGAGAGGACAAGAGCTGCATCAAGCGCTCCATTGACAGCGGAGAATGA